TTGTAAAAACATGTAAATTCACACACCTGGCCGTCACCATCCAATAACTTTACACAACTCACTATCATACAACACACCTGGCCGTCACCATCACATAACTTAACACAACTCACTATCATACAACACACCTGGCCGTCACCATCACATAACTTTACACAACTCACTATCATACAACACACCTGGCCGTCACCATCACATAACTTTACACAACTCACTATCATACAACACACCTGGCCGTCACCATCACATAACTTAACACAACTCACTATCATACAACACACCTGGCCGTCACCATCACATAACTTTACACAGCTCACTATCATACAACACACATGGCTGTCAACATCACATAACTTTACACAACTCACTATCATACAACACACCTGGCTGTCACCATCACATAACTTTACACAATTCACTATCATACAACACACCTAGCTGTCACCATCACATAACTTTACACAACTCACTATCATACAACACACCTGGCCCTCACCATCACACAGCTTTACACAGCTCACTATCATACAACACACCTGGCTGTCACCATCACATAACTTTACACAACTCACGGTCATACACTTGGCCGTCACCATCACACAACTTCACACAACTCACTATCATACAACACACCTGGCCGTCACCATCACACAACTTCACACAACTCACTATCATACAACACACCTGGCCGTCACCATCACACAACTTCACACAACTCACTATCATACAACACACCTGGCTGTCACCATCACACAACTTCACACAACTCACTATCATACAACACACCTGGCCGTCACCATCACATAACTTCACACAACTCACTATCATACAACACACCTGGCCGTCACCATCACATAACTTCACACAACTCACTATCATACAACACACCTGGCCGTCACCATCACACAACTTCACGCATCTCACTATCATACAACACACCTGGCCGTCACCATCACATAACTTTACACAGCTCACTATCATACAACACACCTGGCCGTCACCATCACACAACTTCACACAACTCACTATCATACAACACACCTGGCCGTCACCATCACACAACTTCACACAACTCACTATCATACACTTGGCCCTCACCATCACACAACTTCACACAACTCACTATCATACAACACACCTGGCCCTCACCATCACACAGCTTTACACAGCTCACTATCATACAACACACCTGGCTGTCACCATCACATAACTTTACACAACTCACGGTCATACACTTGGCCGTCACCATCACACAACTTCACACAACTCACTATCATACAACACACCTGGCTGTCACCATCACATAACTTCACACAACTCACTATCATACAACACACCTGGCCGTCACCATCACATAACTTCACACAACTCACTATCATACAACACACCTGGCTGTCACCATCACACAACTTTACACAGCTCACTATCATACAACACACCTGGCTGTCACCATCACATAACTTCACACAACTCACTATCATACAACACACCTGGCTGTCACCATCACATAACTTTACACAGCTCACTATCATACAACACACCTGGCCGTCACCATCACACAACTTCACACAACTCACTATCATACAACACACCTGGCCGTCACCATCACACAACTTTACACAGCTCACTATCATACAACACACCTGGCTGTCACCATCACATAACTTTACACAACTCACTATCATACAACACACCTGGCTGTCACCATCACACAACTTTACACAGCTCACTATCATACAACACACCTGGCTGTCACCATCACATAACTTCACACAACTCACTATCATACAACACACCTGGCCGTCACCATCACATAACTTTACACAGCTCACTATCATACAACACACCTGGCCGTCACCATCACACAACTTCACACAACTCACTATCATACAACACACCTGGCCGTCACCATCACACAACTTCACACAACTCACTATCATACACTTGGCCCTCACCATCACACAACTTCACACAACTCACTATCATACAACACACCTGGCCCTCACCATCACACAGCTTTACACAGCTCACTATCATACAACACACCTGGCTGTCACCATCACATAACTTTACACAACTCACGGTCATACACTTGGCCGTCACCATCACACAACTTCACACAACTCACTATCATACAACACACCTGGCTGTCACCATCACATAACTTCACACAACTCACTATCATACAACACACCTGGCCGTCACCATCACATAACTTCACACAACTCACTATCATACAACACACCTGGCTGTCACCATCACACAACTTTACACAGCTCACTATCATACAACACACCTGGCTGTCACCATCACATAACTTTACACAGCTCACTATCATACAACACACCTGGCCGTCACCATCACACAACTTCACACAACTCACTATCATACAACACACCTGGCCGTCACCATCACATAACTTTACACAGCTCACTATCATACAACACACCTGGCTGTCACCATCACATAACTTTACACAACTCACTATCATACAACACACCTGGCTGTCACCATCACACAACTTTACACAGCTCACTATCATACAACACACCTGGCTGTCACCATCACATAACTTCACACAACTCACTATCATACAACACACCTGGCCGTCACCATCACATAACTTTACACAGCTCACTATCATACAACACACCTGGCCGTCACCATCACACAACTTCACACAACTCACTATCATACAACACACCTGGCCGTCACCATCACACAACTTCACACAACTCACTATCATACACTTGGCCCTCACCATCACACAACTTCACACAACTCACTATCATACAACACACCTGGCCCTCACCATCACACAGCTTTACACAGCTCACTATCATACAACACACCTGGCTGTCACCATCACATAACTTTACACAACTCACGGTCATACACTTGGCCGTCACCATCACACAACTTCACACAACTCACTATCATACAACACACCTGGCTGTCACCATCACATAACTTCACACAACTCACTATCATACAACACACCTGGCCGTCACCATCACATAACTTCACACAACTCACTATCATACAACACACCTGGCTGTCACCATCACACAACTTTACACAGCTCACTATCATACAACACACCTGGCTGTCACCATCACATAACTTCACACAACTCACTATCATACAACACACCTGGCCGTCACCATCACACAACTTCACACAGCTCACTATCATACAACACACCTGGCTGTCACCATCACACAACTTCACACAACTCACTATCATACAACACACCTGGCCGTCACCATCACACAACTTCACGCAACTCACGGTCATACACTTGGCCGTCACCATCACACAACTTCACACAACTCACTATCATACAACACACCTGGCTGTCACCATCACACAACTTCACGCATCTCACTATCATACAACACACCTGGCTGTCACCATCACATAACTTTACACAACTCACGGTCATACACTTGGCCGTCACCATCACACAACTTCACACAACTCACTATCATACAACACACCTGGCTGTCACCATCACATAACTTCACACAACTCACTATCATACAACACACCTGGCTGTCACCATCACACAACTTTACACAGCTCACTATCATACAACACACCTGGCTGTCACCATCACACAACTTCACGCATCTCACTATCATACAACACACCTGGCTGTCACCATCACATAACTTTACACAACTCACGGTCATACACTTGGCCCTCACCATCACACAACTTCACACAGCTCACTATCATACAACACACCTGGCTGTCACCATCACACAACTTCACACAACTCACTATCATACAACACACCTGGCCGTCACCATCACACAACTTCACGCAACTCACGGTCATACACTTGGCCGTCACCATCACACAACTTCACACAACTCACTATCATACAACACACCTGGCTGTCACCATCACACAACTTCACGCATCTCACTATCATACAACACACCTGGCTGTCACCATCACATAACTTTACACAACTCACGGTCATACACTTGGCCGTCACCATCACACAACTTCACACAACTCACTATCATACAACACACCTGGCTGTCACCATCACATAACTTCACACAACTCACTATCATACAACACACCTGGCTGTCACCATCACACAACTTTACACAGCTCACTATCATACAACACACCTGGCTGTCACCATCACACAACTTCACGCATCTCACTATCATACAACACACCTGGCTGTCACCATCACATAACTTTACACAACTCACGGTCATACACTTGGCCGTCACCATCACACAACTTCACACAACTCACTATCATACAACACACCTGGCTGTCACCATCACACAGCTTTACACAGCTCACTATCATACAACACATCTGGCTGTCACCATTACATAACTTCACACAACTCACTATCATACAACACACCTGGCCGTCACCATCACACAACTTCACACAATTCACTATCATACAACACACCTGGCCGTCACCATCACACAACTTCACACAATTCACTATCATACAACACACCTGGCCGTCACCATCACACAACTTCACGCATCTCACTATCATACAACACACCTGGCCGTCACCATCACATAACTTTACACAGCTCACTATCATACAACACACCTGGCCGTCACCATCACATAACTTTACACAACTCACTATCATACAACACACTTGGCCCTCACCATCACACAGCTTTACACAGCTCACTATCATACAACACACCTGGCTGTCACCATCACATAACTTTACACAACTCACGGTCATACACTTGGCCGTCACCATCACACAACTTCACACAACTCACTATCATACAACACACCTGGCTGTCACCATCACATAACTTCACACAACTCACTATCATACAACACACCTGGCCGTCACCATCACACAACTTTACACAACTCACGGTCATACACTTGGCCCTCACCATCACACAACTTCACACAACTCACTATCATACAACACATCTGGCTGTCACCATTACATAACTTCACGCATCTCACTATCATACAACACACCTGGCTGTCACAATCACACAGCTTTACACAATTCACTATCATACAACACACCTGTATGATAAAACTAATTTCATGGAGAAGTAGATCGGAGTATGGACGATAATACGCCTCATACAAGCCATTGTAACAAGATGTGTCAATGTCCAATCAATTTATCTTTCCACAGAATCATAATTAGAGAACCAATTTACATTCATGTTtacattttcttcttcataATCAATGCATTTGTCCAGCAATACAGATTGCTATGACATAATATTATTGCAGCCAGCCGGgcaaactgaatgcatggtaaAAATAAGCagcaagttttcaaaaaatgtgaAATCAGGCACCTTTGGTcaggactctctctctctctctctctctctctctttctctctctctcatatcataattgtcccccgccgcaacgcggtgcggggacatagaaatgccgggcgtccgtccgtccgtgtgtccgtgtgtCTAAGGGTCCGTGCGTctgtgtgtccgtgcgtccgtctgtcacacttttttgtaagcgctctcatgcctacaaattttgacggattttcattaaatttataccaaatgtttataccactaataccttggtcaagtttgaaaatcggcattggtcgatactttttgttggagttatgggactttgaccacaataatgactccgttttatccaaaacttgaccttgtaagcgctctcatgcctccaaattttgacggattttcattaaatttataccaaatgtttataccactaataccttggtcaagttcgaaaatcagcattggtcgatactttttgttggagttatgggactttgaccacaataatgactccgttttatccaaaaattgacgttgtaagcgctctcatgcctacaaatttttacggattttcaataaatttataccaaatgtttataccactaataccttggtcaagttcgaaaatcagcattggtcaatattttttgttggagttatgggactttgaccacaataatgactccgttttatccaaaaattgacgttgtaagcgctctcatgcctacaaattttgacggattttcaataaatttataccaaatgtttataccactaataccttggtcaagttcgaaattCAGCATtggttaatattttttgttggagttatgggactttgaccacaataatgactccgttttatccaaaaattgaccttgtaagcgctctcatgcctacaaattttgtcggattttcataaaatttataccaaatgtttatatcactaataccttggtcaagttcctaaatagccttggtcgatagacttgatactagtatactgcttgaccggcgggggacccaggaattctattcttgttttgaTTAGGAATGACAAgcaagttaaaaatcaaaattgattcataagttttatgaaaaataaattataagcatgtttttctttacataagaAGAATGAATTAAATCTCTGATTCTATAGAATAAAACTGAACAGCTGAATAAAGTAGATATTGGCACGAAATGAAAGTACAAAATCCTCTGGTACATGCAAAATAAAGTCCAGATCTGAAATTAGAATAAGAATTTCCATAATTGTTGCAATTAACCTTCAAAATGGAGTCTTTTCCACCAGTAATGTAAGTATTGATTTATATCTAATACgtaaataattgttatttaatttaatacaaaTCATGGAAACTCTTCTTTTGATAagcttaattttactttaaaaataatttagagTCTTTTATAAAATCACATTGTTCAGTGAAAGATATACGTAATAAGAAACACAGGCGCTTAAagaacacaaaaaataaaaataaaaagtgaaaatgcCAACCATTTTCTCTATGACCTAACATTACAACACAATGACATTAAAAGTTTTACTTCAGAAAAAAGTTCAACTGCcaatattgttatacttttcatcatatatatgtaagtgtGACATTTCAATTTTGCCCCGAAACAACTAAGTAATAACATTTCAtatctaaaaagaaaactataatgacataaatatataaaatatagtcCATATATGTTAATGATGGCAGGTGTGAAGGAATGGAACACATGTCAGAGTCAGTGTTTGTGGTACTGTGTCAGATCATAGGGACCTCACAACAGGTGGCCATCAGGAGGGAGACAAGGGACATCTTGGATATGGTGAGAGGACGGTTAGTACCTTATGATGAATTTGTTCAGATGTTGAGTGGAAGTAGGAGAGAAGGATTTAGACTGGAGGGATCAGATATTGACGTTAAGCTAAGGCCAAAAAACCACCGAGTGATCATGGACATGTTTCAGTTTGAGTATTACAACACAGACAATATAACCTTGATTCTCTCTGACAGTTCTGagagtccaccaggattcacTCTACTTCAGTTACTGACACCAACAAGATACAGTGACGTCAAGTCAGCATGTGTCAGAATGAATGACAGAGTCTACATATCTAGTTCTATGTGGAGAGAGATAGGTTGTTCTGCAGCAATTTTTAATTCTACTGTACATGGTCCCTGTGGTAGTGGTAATCTAGCAGGATTTGAATATGACACTGCTATATGTCTTGCTTGTGACTTTTGGCCTCCAACGGCCTCCTCATGGATAGACAGATGTCACTCATGGCCTGATCCTGAAGTTGTCAATGACATTGTCAGAAATGGATGCCACGTTGTAGCAATAGGACACCCATTAGGACCACACGAAAAGGATGAATGGAGGGTTTCATTTTCTCAGGCAGAGTATAATTGTGTGGCGGCAATGAACCACATTCAGTTTTTAACTTACGGCTTGATAAAACTTTTCTTAAAAGAAGTCATAAATCCACAATTAGAAGATACCGATAAACTGATTGTGTTCCTATCATATGAAAACATTAGTTTTCTGGGTGATTCAACAAAACATTCTAATCCATTGGTGTCCACAAAATCTCCTGGCCGGTTTCTGGGTCTGCTTTAAACTCCTCCTTAAATGGGTGTATAAGGGAATCTGTCCTAACTTTTTTATTCCACAAAACAACCTGTTTTTAACAAAGGTCAATGGGTCAGCACAAaacagttttttgtaaaattacacGAATTGTACATGAATTGTACAAGGAAGGCCTAGCCTGTCTGTTACAGAGTTCCTCTTTTAGGTCCTACATCATTGATATCCTGTACAATCCTAGACTTTCTGTTTGTACATACGAAAGACTAGCCCAGACTGAAGTGGATTATGATTTAGAACTTTTCCAGGAgattatttgcaatgattttataGAGAAACCAGACTTATATCGCTGTTTTTATTCCCTACAGTCAATAGAATGGTTGATCAGTCTGCCCTTGACACAGAATCAAGTTTTTAGTTTACAGAAATTTACAGCCTTTATTCTTCAGAACACTGCTTTTCTATTGCACAACATGAACACTGTCAACAAACAGATGTATATTGCAGACAAAACGTCCTGTCACATGCTGAAATTAGCAGCCAGGTTAGGGTTTGTTTCTGATATGTTGTATattgccatgtattattacaagacaTTCAGAGTCAGAAAAGCTCTATCTTTTGTAGAGATGACAAAGGTCAAGTTATCACAGCCCTATTTAATGTATAGGGAACATGT
This portion of the Magallana gigas chromosome 7, xbMagGiga1.1, whole genome shotgun sequence genome encodes:
- the LOC117684169 gene encoding uncharacterized protein, which gives rise to MESFPPVMCEGMEHMSESVFVVLCQIIGTSQQVAIRRETRDILDMVRGRLVPYDEFVQMLSGSRREGFRLEGSDIDVKLRPKNHRVIMDMFQFEYYNTDNITLILSDSSESPPGFTLLQLLTPTRYSDVKSACVRMNDRVYISSSMWREIGCSAAIFNSTVHGPCGSGNLAGFEYDTAICLACDFWPPTASSWIDRCHSWPDPEVVNDIVRNGCHVVAIGHPLGPHEKDEWRVSFSQAEYNCVAAMNHIQFLTYGLIKLFLKEVINPQLEDTDKLIVFLSYENISFLGDSTKHSNPLVSTKSPGRFLGLL